One Actinomycetes bacterium DNA segment encodes these proteins:
- the lipA gene encoding lipoyl synthase has translation MTGDKPLLRIERRNAETPVERKPPWIRTTFKTGPEYLQISALVKEQGLHTVCQEAGCPNIYECWEDREATFLIGGEQCTRRCDFCQIDTGKPAPLDRGEPQRVADSVASMELRYATVTGVARDDLADEGAWLYAETVRRIHATSPGTGVELLIPDFSGDPKLLAEVFDAAPEVLAHNVETVPRIFKRIRPAFRYDRSLQVLQSAKQAGLVTKSNLILGMGETRDEISTALCDLRDHDCDLITITQYLRPSERHHPVERWVTPDEFVELENEAKDLGFVGVMSGPLVRSSYRAGRLYRAAVATTS, from the coding sequence GTGACCGGCGACAAACCACTACTGCGTATTGAGCGCCGCAACGCGGAAACTCCGGTCGAACGCAAACCCCCATGGATTCGCACCACCTTCAAAACCGGACCCGAGTACCTACAAATCAGTGCGCTGGTCAAGGAACAGGGACTGCATACTGTCTGCCAGGAGGCGGGCTGCCCAAATATCTACGAATGTTGGGAAGATCGCGAAGCAACCTTTCTGATCGGTGGCGAACAGTGCACCCGCCGCTGCGACTTCTGTCAGATTGATACTGGTAAACCGGCGCCGCTGGACCGGGGTGAGCCACAGCGGGTGGCGGACAGCGTCGCATCGATGGAACTGCGGTATGCCACCGTGACCGGGGTTGCTCGCGATGATCTGGCCGACGAGGGTGCTTGGCTGTACGCCGAGACGGTGCGGCGCATCCATGCCACGAGCCCGGGTACTGGGGTGGAACTGCTCATTCCTGACTTTTCCGGTGATCCGAAACTATTGGCGGAAGTGTTCGATGCGGCCCCGGAAGTCCTCGCCCACAACGTGGAGACGGTGCCGAGAATCTTCAAGCGCATCCGACCAGCGTTTCGCTATGACCGTTCGCTGCAGGTGCTGCAATCTGCAAAGCAGGCGGGTTTGGTGACTAAATCCAACTTGATCCTGGGCATGGGCGAAACCCGCGATGAAATCTCCACCGCGCTGTGCGATTTGCGAGATCACGACTGCGATCTGATCACGATTACGCAATACCTGCGTCCCTCCGAGCGACACCATCCCGTAGAGCGTTGGGTGACTCCAGACGAGTTTGTGGAGCTTGAAAACGAGGCCAAAGATCTGGGCTTCGTCGGAGTGATGTCGGGGCCGTTGGTGCGGTCGTCCTACCGGGCCGGTCGCCTATACCGTGCTGCCGTGGCCACTACCTCCTGA
- the lipB gene encoding lipoyl(octanoyl) transferase LipB, whose product MGQVDVVGVGLGQRTVPYRQGWELQRQVHSDVVAGRRGDTLLLLEHDEVFTAGSRTQPEDRPVDGSEVIDVDRGGRITWHGPGQLVGYPILRLPHPMDVVAHVRALESLLISMCEDFEVAAIPIEGRSGVWVPHASGPGSAGPASKIAAVGIRVTQGVTMHGFALNCDCDLTWSQRIVPCGIPDAGVTSLTKICGRDIDVMSAASLLSERLTGSPVVPQYLPSNGPHVA is encoded by the coding sequence ATCGGCCAAGTCGATGTCGTCGGAGTTGGCTTGGGCCAACGCACTGTTCCCTACCGACAAGGGTGGGAACTGCAGCGGCAGGTACATAGCGATGTGGTGGCGGGCCGCCGCGGCGATACGCTGCTGCTGCTCGAGCACGATGAGGTGTTTACCGCCGGTTCGCGCACCCAACCCGAGGACCGCCCGGTGGATGGCAGCGAAGTGATCGATGTCGATCGGGGCGGCCGGATCACCTGGCACGGCCCGGGCCAACTCGTCGGCTATCCGATCCTGCGACTGCCGCATCCAATGGATGTGGTGGCGCATGTTCGAGCGCTGGAGTCGCTATTGATCAGCATGTGTGAGGACTTCGAGGTGGCCGCCATTCCCATCGAAGGTCGATCTGGCGTGTGGGTTCCCCACGCCAGCGGTCCCGGCAGCGCCGGACCGGCCAGCAAGATCGCGGCTGTCGGAATCCGGGTGACCCAAGGAGTGACCATGCACGGCTTCGCACTGAACTGTGATTGTGATTTAACTTGGTCGCAGCGCATTGTGCCGTGCGGTATCCCGGATGCTGGTGTGACCTCACTGACCAAAATCTGCGGTCGTGACATCGATGTGATGAGTGCGGCCTCGCTGCTAAGTGAAAGGCTCACCGGAAGTCCGGTAGTGCCGCAATATCTGCCGTCGAACGGACCGCATGTGGCCTGA
- a CDS encoding TIGR01777 family oxidoreductase, whose protein sequence is MAVAITGASGLIGTTLAQSLTDDGIDVIRLVRRPAAGPGEVSWDPANRTVDTQALAERSITAVVHLAGAGVGDRRWNASYKNLILSSRVDGTAAIAAAVAELPGNPALISGSAIGYYGDTGGDIVDESGPEGDTFLAHVVQEWEAATAPAQQAGNRVAMIRTGLVVSSTGGAFGKMIPIFRKGIGGRIGSGKQWWSFISMTDEVRAIRFCIDQEISGPVNLVAPQPVTNAQATQALAELLDKPAKLPVPKFALRVVLGGFAEEVVMSQGVAPGALTAAGFEWQHPSIEQALAAMPVP, encoded by the coding sequence GTGGCCGTCGCTATCACCGGTGCCAGTGGCCTCATTGGCACCACACTTGCGCAATCACTGACCGACGACGGTATCGACGTCATTCGGTTGGTACGCCGGCCGGCGGCCGGACCCGGGGAAGTGAGTTGGGACCCCGCCAACCGCACCGTCGATACCCAGGCCCTGGCCGAGCGGTCAATCACCGCAGTAGTGCATTTAGCCGGGGCCGGGGTCGGTGATCGGCGCTGGAACGCCAGTTACAAGAATCTGATTCTGTCCTCTCGGGTTGATGGCACCGCCGCCATCGCAGCTGCCGTCGCTGAGCTACCCGGCAACCCAGCGCTCATCAGCGGCTCAGCTATCGGCTATTACGGGGACACCGGCGGCGACATCGTGGACGAGTCTGGTCCCGAGGGAGATACCTTCCTGGCCCACGTGGTGCAGGAATGGGAGGCCGCCACTGCGCCGGCACAGCAGGCAGGCAACCGCGTGGCGATGATCCGCACTGGGCTAGTGGTGAGCAGCACCGGTGGCGCGTTCGGCAAAATGATCCCGATCTTCCGCAAAGGCATCGGTGGCCGCATCGGCTCGGGCAAGCAATGGTGGTCATTCATCTCGATGACTGACGAGGTGCGGGCCATCCGATTTTGTATCGATCAAGAAATCAGCGGCCCTGTGAATCTAGTCGCGCCACAGCCTGTGACGAACGCGCAAGCGACACAAGCGCTGGCGGAATTGCTGGACAAGCCGGCAAAACTTCCGGTTCCTAAGTTTGCGCTGCGAGTGGTCCTTGGTGGTTTCGCTGAGGAAGTTGTGATGAGCCAGGGTGTCGCTCCGGGCGCACTCACTGCAGCGGGCTTTGAATGGCAGCATCCCTCCATCGAACAGGCACTGGCAGCGATGCCAGTGCCGTAA
- the sucB gene encoding 2-oxoglutarate dehydrogenase, E2 component, dihydrolipoamide succinyltransferase: MSTPVTMPQLGESVTEGTVTRWLKEVGDTVDVDEPLLEVSTDKVDTEIPSPAAGVLTSIDAPDDTIVEVGALLGTVGVGSDQLAQTPTPPPPADMPSAPPAPPAAATPAAPAPPVATPAASAPPAPPDPAPTAAPTSAAGDAAGTEVTLPELGESVTEGTVTRWLKQVGDSVDVDEPLLEISTDKVDTEIPSPVAGTLVSIAAAEDAVVEIGAVLGIVGSADAPGASAPAAAPAPATPEPAPAPAEPTAAPTPPTQPTTAPAPAPVPAATTTPAAAPAAAAPTAPGKVAAAAAYVTPLVRKLASRAGIDLAKVSGTGVGGRIRRQDVEQAIEAAGGSTTAAPATTAPAAAAPATAASASTTATAPAVTPPAAAGAPGSELRGSTVPMTRLRKVIADRMLDSLHTSAQLTTVVEADVTAIARLRDRVKTQFQQREGVKLSFLPFFALAVIEALKVHPKVNASIAPDSGHITYHAQEDLGVAVDTDRGLLVPVIQDAGELNLAGLARRIADLAERTRTNKVTPDELSGGTFTLTNTGSRGALFDTPIINQPQVAIMGTGTVNKRPVVIPGSDGGDVIAVHSMVYLSLTYDHRLVDGADAARFLSTVKHRLEEGAFEGDVGL; this comes from the coding sequence GTGTCGACCCCGGTCACCATGCCCCAACTCGGCGAGAGCGTCACCGAGGGAACAGTCACTCGGTGGTTAAAGGAGGTCGGTGACACCGTCGATGTCGATGAGCCATTGCTGGAAGTCTCTACTGACAAAGTCGATACCGAGATCCCTTCCCCGGCAGCCGGGGTCTTGACCTCGATCGATGCTCCAGACGACACCATCGTGGAGGTGGGTGCACTGCTCGGCACCGTAGGAGTGGGTAGCGACCAGCTGGCTCAGACGCCAACTCCGCCGCCGCCGGCGGACATGCCCAGTGCCCCGCCAGCTCCTCCGGCCGCTGCAACCCCAGCGGCTCCAGCCCCGCCGGTTGCTACTCCAGCCGCCAGTGCCCCACCAGCACCACCGGACCCCGCGCCAACGGCAGCACCAACCTCGGCGGCGGGAGATGCAGCCGGAACCGAAGTCACGCTGCCGGAACTCGGCGAAAGTGTCACAGAGGGCACTGTGACTCGGTGGCTGAAACAGGTCGGCGACTCTGTCGACGTCGACGAACCGCTGCTCGAAATCTCTACCGACAAGGTCGACACTGAGATTCCGTCCCCGGTCGCGGGCACCCTAGTAAGCATTGCCGCAGCTGAGGATGCGGTAGTGGAAATCGGAGCCGTACTTGGGATCGTCGGGTCTGCCGACGCGCCCGGTGCATCCGCACCTGCCGCTGCACCGGCTCCAGCGACACCAGAACCAGCACCAGCTCCGGCCGAACCCACTGCCGCACCCACACCGCCAACCCAGCCAACGACAGCTCCCGCACCAGCACCGGTACCAGCAGCTACAACAACACCCGCAGCCGCACCGGCCGCAGCTGCACCTACTGCCCCCGGCAAAGTGGCCGCCGCTGCCGCCTATGTCACGCCATTGGTGCGCAAGTTGGCATCGCGAGCGGGCATTGACTTAGCGAAGGTATCCGGAACCGGGGTTGGTGGACGAATCCGGCGGCAAGATGTGGAACAGGCCATCGAAGCGGCCGGTGGATCCACCACCGCGGCACCAGCCACGACCGCACCGGCTGCCGCAGCACCAGCCACCGCTGCTAGCGCATCGACAACTGCCACGGCACCCGCAGTTACGCCACCGGCCGCCGCTGGCGCACCGGGTAGTGAACTGCGGGGCTCAACAGTCCCCATGACCCGACTCCGCAAGGTCATTGCCGATCGGATGCTGGATTCTTTGCACACCTCCGCCCAACTAACCACAGTGGTTGAGGCAGACGTCACCGCAATCGCTCGGCTGCGCGATCGGGTCAAGACACAGTTCCAGCAACGCGAAGGCGTGAAGTTGTCCTTCCTCCCGTTTTTCGCGCTCGCCGTCATCGAGGCGCTCAAAGTCCACCCGAAAGTCAATGCGTCTATCGCTCCCGACAGCGGGCACATCACGTATCACGCTCAGGAGGACTTGGGGGTGGCGGTCGATACCGATCGAGGCCTCTTGGTGCCGGTGATTCAGGATGCGGGTGAGCTCAATCTCGCTGGACTTGCTCGTCGAATCGCTGATCTAGCGGAACGTACTCGTACCAACAAGGTCACTCCAGATGAACTATCCGGCGGCACATTCACTCTGACCAATACTGGTAGCCGTGGTGCGTTGTTCGATACCCCGATCATCAATCAGCCTCAGGTCGCGATCATGGGGACTGGCACGGTGAACAAACGTCCCGTCGTCATTCCCGGTTCCGATGGCGGCGACGTGATTGCCGTCCATTCGATGGTGTATCTATCGCTCACTTATGACCACCGCCTCGTCGATGGCGCTGATGCCGCTCGATTCCTCAGCACCGTGAAACACCGGTTAGAGGAAGGCGCTTTTGAGGGCGATGTCGGGCTCTAG
- the lpdA gene encoding dihydrolipoyl dehydrogenase: MAEAQYDVVILGGGSGGYACALRASQLGLSVALIERDKLGGTCLHRGCIPTKALLHAAEVADTTRESAAFGVDATLTGIDMTRVNSYKDSVIGRLYKGLTGLVNGRDITYVEGTGTLTAPNAVTVAGQPYTGKAVVLASGSYPRSLPGLDIGGRIMTSDEALDLDWIPNSVIVLGGGVIGVEFASVWRSFGTEVTIIEALPRLVPAEDPASSKALERAFRKRRIKSVTGARLASAVADETSVTATLEDGSSHTADLLLVAVGRGPNTSGMGYEEQGVAMDRGWVPTDDYLQTNVPGVYAVGDIVPGLQLAHRGFAQGIFLAEHLAGLNPEPIDESGIPRVTYCEPEVASVGLNQDEAEEKYGKDAIHTYEYNLAGNGKSQILATGGFIKLVSVKDGPLVGLHMVGSRMGEQIGEAQLIYNWEALPEDVARLVHAHPTQNEALGEAHLALAGKPLHAHG, encoded by the coding sequence GTGGCAGAAGCGCAATACGACGTCGTGATTCTGGGCGGAGGTAGCGGCGGTTACGCCTGTGCGCTGCGAGCATCCCAGTTGGGATTGAGTGTCGCCCTGATCGAGCGGGACAAGCTAGGCGGCACTTGCCTCCACCGTGGCTGCATTCCCACCAAAGCGCTACTGCATGCGGCTGAGGTCGCCGACACCACTCGCGAGTCTGCCGCCTTCGGCGTCGACGCCACCTTGACCGGTATCGATATGACTCGGGTCAACTCCTACAAAGACTCGGTGATTGGCCGGCTGTACAAGGGACTCACCGGCTTGGTCAACGGTCGCGACATCACTTACGTCGAAGGCACCGGAACCCTCACTGCGCCGAACGCCGTTACCGTCGCCGGTCAGCCCTACACCGGTAAGGCGGTGGTACTAGCTAGTGGCTCTTATCCTCGATCACTACCCGGCCTGGACATCGGTGGCCGAATTATGACCAGTGACGAAGCACTGGACTTGGATTGGATTCCCAACTCCGTCATCGTGCTGGGTGGCGGCGTGATCGGCGTTGAATTCGCCAGCGTGTGGCGCTCCTTCGGCACTGAGGTGACCATTATCGAGGCACTGCCCCGCCTTGTGCCCGCCGAAGACCCAGCATCATCGAAAGCGCTCGAACGAGCTTTCCGCAAGCGGCGGATCAAATCGGTGACCGGTGCCCGGCTTGCCTCCGCAGTGGCCGACGAGACCAGTGTTACTGCCACCTTGGAAGACGGCAGTAGCCACACTGCCGACCTTCTCCTAGTCGCCGTCGGTCGCGGACCCAACACCAGTGGCATGGGCTATGAGGAGCAAGGCGTTGCGATGGATCGCGGCTGGGTGCCCACCGATGACTACCTGCAAACCAACGTACCCGGGGTCTATGCGGTGGGCGACATTGTGCCTGGACTGCAGTTGGCGCACCGCGGCTTTGCTCAGGGGATTTTCTTGGCCGAGCACCTTGCGGGGCTCAACCCCGAACCCATCGACGAGTCCGGCATTCCCCGAGTGACATATTGCGAACCGGAAGTGGCTTCAGTTGGCCTCAACCAAGACGAGGCCGAAGAAAAGTACGGCAAAGACGCCATCCACACCTATGAGTACAACCTGGCGGGCAACGGCAAGAGTCAAATCCTGGCCACGGGTGGCTTCATCAAGTTAGTTTCCGTCAAGGACGGCCCCTTGGTGGGCCTGCACATGGTGGGCAGCCGCATGGGAGAACAAATCGGCGAGGCTCAGTTGATTTACAACTGGGAAGCGCTGCCGGAGGACGTTGCTCGCCTCGTCCACGCCCACCCCACCCAGAACGAAGCGCTAGGTGAAGCACACCTGGCTCTGGCCGGAAAGCCGCTGCATGCCCATGGCTGA
- a CDS encoding leucyl aminopeptidase translates to MTDLRLSAKAPAEVSGQQLIVPAIWRDDSLVLQKFGGFSRQLARRLTAAATALSTPGSTDPIRLPGDPDLAADTVVVAIATEADTPEQLRRAIGVATRAATTATNVVIAAADAQSEELRALAEGAALGSYRFNRYRSQPQAAPRRITLALGTRLTSADRTIVKEAAALTEAVELARDLVNTAPNDLVPEGLAQVARDTFADTSVAVKVWSDAQLRRGQYGGLIAVGQGSSHPPRLVRLQYQPAGANRHIALVGKGITFDSGGLSLKPPKSMEWMKSDMGGAAAVLAAVKLIAAWKLPVNVTGWLAVAENMPSGTAQRPGDVITIRGGKTVEVLNTDAEGRLVLADAITEALSENPDELIDIATLTGAQLVALGAQVAGAMGNDDRLRTEVVAAGSAAGESLWPMPLPPELRPSLDSPIADIANIGDRNGGMLTAALFLAEFVPDDQPWLHLDIAGPAFNDGAAYGYVQPGGTGFGVRTLAEYVRQQVS, encoded by the coding sequence GTGACCGATCTGCGGCTCTCAGCCAAAGCACCGGCGGAAGTTTCCGGCCAGCAACTGATCGTGCCAGCTATCTGGCGAGATGACTCCTTAGTACTGCAGAAGTTCGGCGGTTTCAGCCGCCAGCTAGCCCGGCGACTGACTGCGGCCGCTACCGCCCTCAGTACCCCGGGCAGCACCGATCCGATCCGCCTACCCGGCGACCCAGATTTGGCTGCCGACACTGTGGTTGTTGCTATTGCTACCGAAGCCGACACACCAGAACAGTTGCGCCGCGCCATCGGTGTGGCAACCCGGGCAGCCACCACTGCCACGAACGTCGTCATCGCCGCTGCTGATGCCCAGAGCGAAGAACTGCGGGCATTGGCAGAAGGCGCCGCGCTAGGCAGTTACCGCTTCAACCGCTACCGCTCCCAGCCGCAAGCAGCACCGCGACGCATCACCCTGGCGTTGGGGACACGACTCACCAGCGCAGACCGAACGATCGTCAAAGAGGCGGCCGCACTCACCGAAGCGGTCGAGTTGGCCCGGGATCTGGTGAACACCGCCCCCAATGATTTGGTACCGGAAGGCTTGGCTCAAGTGGCTCGGGATACCTTCGCGGACACCTCAGTCGCAGTCAAGGTGTGGTCTGATGCCCAGCTGCGTCGGGGACAGTACGGTGGCCTGATCGCGGTGGGCCAGGGTTCCAGTCACCCGCCGCGGCTAGTGCGATTGCAGTACCAACCGGCTGGAGCCAACCGTCACATCGCGCTGGTAGGCAAAGGGATCACCTTTGATTCTGGCGGATTGTCACTGAAACCGCCCAAGTCCATGGAGTGGATGAAGTCGGATATGGGCGGAGCTGCTGCCGTTCTGGCGGCCGTGAAACTGATCGCCGCTTGGAAACTCCCAGTAAATGTCACCGGCTGGCTCGCCGTGGCCGAGAACATGCCCAGTGGGACCGCGCAACGGCCGGGCGATGTAATCACCATTCGTGGCGGTAAAACGGTTGAGGTACTTAACACCGATGCCGAGGGTCGACTGGTGCTCGCGGACGCCATCACCGAAGCCTTGTCCGAGAATCCGGACGAACTTATCGACATCGCCACCTTGACTGGTGCCCAGTTGGTGGCTCTCGGTGCTCAAGTAGCTGGCGCTATGGGCAACGACGACCGACTGCGCACCGAAGTGGTGGCAGCCGGCAGCGCCGCTGGTGAATCGCTGTGGCCGATGCCGCTACCGCCGGAACTGCGGCCATCACTGGACTCGCCCATTGCAGACATCGCCAATATTGGTGATCGCAACGGCGGCATGCTGACGGCTGCGCTGTTCCTCGCCGAGTTTGTACCCGACGATCAGCCTTGGCTCCATCTCGACATTGCTGGACCAGCGTTCAATGACGGTGCCGCTTACGGCTACGTGCAACCGGGTGGCACCGGCTTCGGAGTTCGCACCTTGGCTGAATATGTACGACAGCAAGTCAGTTAG
- the gcvT gene encoding glycine cleavage system aminomethyltransferase GcvT, with protein sequence MSHPESSNGQQSADHDSADVRTTSLHTWHVAAGAKMVDFAGWDMPIEYPMGTVGEHRTVRAGCGVFDVSHMGTVRISGAAALVQLNQLLTNDLDRLAVGQVQYTLLCDETGGVIDDMLATRLAADEVLLVPNAANTAAVLAELYDVIAKSAITDESAETSLIAVQGPQSAEALIRVGLSPDLLYMTAELQPYQTGQVLVSRTGYTGEPGFELILPNELAVTLWEQLVDRPEVAPCGLGARDTLRTEMGYPLHGQDISDEIDPVAARLSWAIAWDTEFRGKAALQQIKDRGANRVLRGLLLQGRGVPRPGMAVRQNGTEVGAVTSGTFSPSLRQGIALALLDSSITTGGAVAVDIRGREVAAEVVSPPFVESSPR encoded by the coding sequence ATGTCGCACCCGGAATCTTCGAATGGTCAGCAGTCGGCGGATCACGACAGTGCTGATGTGCGTACAACGTCATTACACACCTGGCATGTCGCGGCGGGAGCGAAGATGGTCGACTTTGCCGGTTGGGATATGCCGATCGAATACCCGATGGGCACGGTGGGGGAGCATCGCACCGTAAGGGCCGGCTGCGGTGTCTTTGACGTTTCCCACATGGGTACCGTTCGAATTTCTGGAGCGGCTGCCCTCGTTCAGCTCAATCAGTTGCTAACGAATGATCTTGACCGACTGGCAGTGGGCCAAGTCCAGTACACGCTGCTGTGCGATGAGACCGGTGGAGTCATCGACGACATGCTGGCGACCCGACTCGCAGCAGATGAAGTGCTGCTGGTTCCTAACGCCGCTAACACCGCCGCAGTGCTGGCTGAGTTGTACGACGTGATTGCCAAGTCCGCGATCACCGATGAGTCAGCGGAGACCTCGTTGATTGCGGTGCAGGGCCCGCAATCTGCCGAGGCGCTCATTCGGGTGGGGCTGTCACCTGACTTGCTCTACATGACGGCTGAGCTGCAGCCGTACCAGACTGGCCAGGTGTTAGTTTCGCGGACTGGTTACACCGGGGAACCTGGCTTTGAACTGATCCTGCCCAATGAGCTGGCGGTCACCCTGTGGGAGCAGTTGGTGGATAGACCAGAGGTAGCGCCCTGTGGTTTGGGTGCCCGTGACACGTTGCGGACTGAGATGGGTTACCCATTGCATGGTCAAGACATCAGTGACGAGATTGATCCGGTCGCGGCGCGGCTGTCGTGGGCGATCGCCTGGGATACCGAGTTTCGCGGCAAGGCGGCGTTGCAGCAGATCAAAGACCGGGGCGCGAATCGCGTACTGCGGGGGCTACTGCTGCAGGGTCGCGGGGTACCACGTCCCGGTATGGCGGTTCGCCAGAACGGTACCGAGGTGGGAGCCGTGACGTCGGGGACGTTCTCGCCGTCGCTGCGGCAAGGTATCGCGCTGGCACTGCTAGACAGCAGCATCACTACGGGTGGCGCAGTGGCGGTCGACATTCGTGGCCGCGAGGTTGCGGCCGAAGTGGTGTCGCCGCCGTTCGTGGAATCATCCCCGCGCTAG
- a CDS encoding IclR family transcriptional regulator, which produces MDSNQGSRVGVLDKSMAILEAVEHRPHSLADLTESTGLSRPTAHRLALALESYGLLLRNDIGEFLLGPRIPEMAAAADSDGIAVRARPILRELRDNTSESAQLYQRSGDRRICVATADLSSGLRDTVPLGAALTMAAGSAAQVLLAWEHADQIPTAPTNAAFSTAQLAEVRNIGWAVSVGEREPEVASVSAPVLNSRGRAIAAISISGPAARLGDAPATRFAEQVVAAGDQLSQLLARG; this is translated from the coding sequence CCTGGAGGCCGTGGAACACCGGCCACACTCACTGGCCGATCTCACCGAGTCAACGGGTTTATCACGGCCAACCGCGCACCGACTGGCACTCGCCCTCGAATCGTATGGACTGTTGCTTCGCAATGACATCGGTGAGTTTCTGCTCGGTCCCCGGATCCCGGAGATGGCCGCAGCGGCCGACAGCGATGGCATCGCAGTCCGTGCCCGACCCATATTGCGGGAGTTGCGCGACAACACCAGCGAAAGCGCCCAGCTGTATCAACGTTCCGGTGATCGCCGCATCTGCGTGGCCACTGCCGATCTGTCCTCTGGCCTGCGCGACACCGTCCCATTAGGCGCCGCCCTCACCATGGCCGCGGGCTCCGCTGCTCAAGTCCTACTGGCATGGGAACATGCCGACCAGATTCCTACCGCGCCAACGAATGCCGCGTTTTCTACCGCCCAGTTGGCGGAAGTCCGCAATATCGGTTGGGCAGTGAGTGTCGGCGAACGAGAACCAGAAGTCGCCTCGGTGTCGGCACCGGTACTGAACTCTCGCGGCCGAGCAATTGCCGCGATTTCTATCTCCGGGCCGGCGGCACGGTTAGGTGATGCTCCCGCTACCCGATTCGCGGAACAAGTAGTCGCTGCCGGGGACCAGTTATCCCAACTACTAGCGCGGGGATGA